One part of the Candidatus Methylacidiphilales bacterium genome encodes these proteins:
- a CDS encoding anti-sigma factor, which yields MECDQVRRVLDAFVDGELDVLRSMEVEEHLRACPACAGIVESQRALAQSFQEKLPRHSAPGALKTRIQALLREEAGNKVPWWKGPSLIRPWAVAFLMLVVASASAFFVGGSNRSGKLAEEAVSNHIRSLQAGHLMDVASTDQHTVKPWFAGRLDFSPIVVDLAESGFPLLGGRQDVLDHQSVAALVYQRRKHFINLFVWPGGNVPAAFRSLRGYQIEEWSRSGMNYLAVSDLAEAEFREFSALIRKQTN from the coding sequence GTGGAATGTGATCAAGTCAGGCGCGTACTGGACGCCTTTGTGGACGGTGAGCTGGATGTGCTGCGCAGCATGGAAGTCGAGGAACATCTCCGCGCCTGCCCCGCCTGTGCCGGGATTGTTGAGTCGCAACGCGCGCTGGCGCAGTCGTTTCAGGAAAAATTGCCGCGGCACAGCGCGCCGGGCGCGCTCAAGACCCGCATCCAGGCGTTGTTGCGCGAGGAGGCCGGAAATAAAGTTCCGTGGTGGAAGGGCCCGTCTTTGATCCGGCCCTGGGCCGTTGCGTTTTTGATGCTTGTGGTGGCATCCGCATCGGCATTTTTTGTTGGCGGCAGTAATAGGAGTGGGAAACTGGCCGAGGAAGCGGTTTCCAATCACATTAGATCGCTGCAGGCAGGCCATTTGATGGACGTCGCATCCACCGACCAGCATACGGTCAAGCCCTGGTTCGCGGGGCGCCTGGATTTTTCGCCCATCGTCGTGGATCTGGCGGAGTCCGGTTTTCCGCTGCTGGGCGGGCGGCAGGACGTGTTGGATCACCAATCGGTGGCTGCGCTGGTGTATCAGCGCCGCAAACATTTCATCAATCTTTTTGTCTGGCCGGGCGGCAATGTGCCCGCCGCGTTTCGTTCGTTGCGGGGCTATCAAATCGAAGAGTGGTCCAGGTCCGGGATGAATTATCTGGCCGTGTCGGATCTGGCGGAAGCTGAATTCAGGGAATTTTCGGCCTTGATTCGGAAGCAAACAAATTAG
- a CDS encoding sigma-70 family RNA polymerase sigma factor: MDQLSEFEHLILPHMDAAYNLARWMLRNEQDAEDSVQEATLRAYRAFGAFRGDNGKAWLLTIVRNVCLSLLKKHQKSELGEPFDEAFHGVVDEPLNNGHLELQQIRREWLEHGLEQLPLEFREVIVLHELEGMAYKDISATVGIPIGTVMSRLARARRKLHLELMELSKKEASRGM, encoded by the coding sequence GTGGATCAACTGTCTGAATTTGAACACCTTATTTTGCCGCATATGGACGCCGCGTATAATCTGGCGCGCTGGATGTTGCGCAACGAACAGGATGCGGAAGATTCCGTACAGGAAGCGACCTTGCGCGCCTATCGCGCGTTCGGAGCCTTTCGCGGCGACAATGGGAAAGCATGGCTGCTCACGATTGTGCGCAATGTCTGCCTCAGCCTTCTTAAAAAACACCAAAAATCCGAGCTTGGTGAGCCGTTTGATGAGGCGTTTCACGGAGTGGTTGATGAGCCTCTTAACAATGGACATCTTGAACTGCAACAAATCCGCAGGGAATGGCTCGAGCACGGCTTGGAACAACTGCCGCTGGAGTTTCGCGAAGTGATCGTCCTGCACGAACTCGAAGGCATGGCCTACAAGGACATCTCGGCCACCGTTGGGATTCCCATCGGGACCGTGATGTCCCGGCTCGCCCGAGCGCGAAGAAAGCTGCACTTGGAACTAATGGAACTCTCGAAAAAGGAGGCTTCCCGTGGAATGTGA
- a CDS encoding metallophosphoesterase gives MNDTITEDHNHDGIDRRGFLKCMAWAGTGVVCAMKGGILSSTVLGETPDGAAAAGADFTFVQISDSHIGFNKPANKDVAATCREAIRRINALPQAPDFILHTGDLSHLSEAAEFDTLDQILQECKTKQVFYVPGEHDILSDNGAQYLQRFGKGTHGTGWYSFEQKGVHFVGLVNVATIREGGLGVLGQEQLDWLKNDLAPLSTSTPIVVFAHIPLWTVYPQWGWGTDDGAQALSYLKRFGSVTVLNGHIHQTLQKVEGNITFHTACSTAFPQPAPGTAPKPGPMTVPGEKLRGTLGMTKVSYVEKNHALAIVDSNLA, from the coding sequence ATGAACGACACTATCACGGAAGATCACAACCATGACGGCATCGACCGGCGCGGTTTTTTAAAATGCATGGCATGGGCCGGCACGGGCGTCGTTTGCGCCATGAAAGGCGGCATACTCAGCTCGACCGTTCTGGGCGAAACCCCGGACGGCGCTGCGGCGGCGGGCGCGGACTTCACGTTTGTCCAGATCAGCGACAGCCATATCGGATTCAACAAACCGGCCAACAAAGACGTGGCCGCCACCTGCCGCGAGGCAATCCGGCGCATTAATGCGTTGCCGCAGGCCCCGGATTTTATTTTGCATACGGGTGACCTGAGCCATTTGTCCGAGGCGGCCGAGTTCGATACCCTGGATCAAATTTTGCAGGAATGCAAAACCAAGCAGGTGTTTTATGTTCCGGGCGAGCATGACATCCTGAGCGATAATGGGGCGCAATACTTGCAACGCTTCGGGAAGGGAACCCACGGAACCGGCTGGTACAGCTTCGAGCAGAAAGGCGTTCATTTTGTCGGTCTGGTGAATGTCGCCACCATCCGCGAAGGCGGTCTGGGTGTTTTGGGCCAGGAGCAACTGGACTGGTTGAAAAACGACCTCGCCCCCTTGTCCACCAGCACTCCCATCGTTGTCTTTGCCCACATACCGTTGTGGACGGTTTATCCGCAATGGGGCTGGGGCACGGATGACGGCGCTCAAGCCTTGTCGTATTTGAAACGGTTTGGATCTGTCACCGTACTCAACGGCCACATCCATCAAACCCTGCAGAAAGTCGAAGGAAACATCACGTTTCACACCGCCTGCTCCACAGCCTTCCCGCAACCCGCGCCCGGCACCGCTCCCAAACCCGGCCCGATGACGGTGCCCGGAGAAAAATTACGCGGCACCCTCGGCATGACAAAAGTGTCGTATGTCGAAAAAAATCATGCGCTGGCCATCGTCGATTCCAATCTGGCCTGA
- a CDS encoding DUF2231 domain-containing protein has translation MTTDPNLWAKLHGASTHFPVALALSSVLFDSLAMAISNPERRMGLRAAGFYALILGVLGAFPAVISGLVMTRWDSLGSGPLLWHHCFVWPAFGLMVGLAVWRALARNQASSRVFAIYLALMILTAGLVAAAGYWGGELLLNG, from the coding sequence ATGACAACAGACCCCAACCTCTGGGCGAAACTGCACGGCGCCAGCACGCACTTTCCCGTCGCGCTGGCGCTGTCATCCGTGTTGTTTGACAGCCTGGCAATGGCGATCTCAAACCCCGAACGCCGGATGGGATTGCGCGCGGCCGGATTTTACGCGCTGATCCTCGGTGTCCTGGGCGCTTTTCCGGCTGTCATTTCCGGATTGGTCATGACCCGCTGGGATTCCCTGGGAAGCGGCCCCCTGCTTTGGCACCACTGCTTTGTCTGGCCTGCCTTTGGACTGATGGTTGGGCTGGCCGTGTGGCGGGCGCTGGCGCGCAACCAGGCTTCTTCCCGCGTATTTGCCATTTATCTCGCCTTGATGATACTCACGGCGGGATTGGTGGCGGCTGCAGGCTATTGGGGCGGCGAACTTTTATTGAACGGATGA
- a CDS encoding cytochrome c — protein sequence MSAFVEKNAAGLGVLSGVLALGAALGLAEIMKSQTPIGPLPASSGPAATLTAADKQALAALGRGYFIQSCAHCHGDDARGDEGPNLHGLKISNARIEHRIRNGSKGRMPSFAKKYGPAGIAALREYLRTLN from the coding sequence ATGTCCGCTTTCGTGGAAAAAAATGCCGCGGGGCTGGGCGTCTTGTCGGGGGTGCTGGCCCTCGGCGCCGCTCTGGGTTTGGCGGAAATCATGAAAAGTCAGACGCCAATCGGCCCGTTACCCGCTTCATCGGGGCCGGCTGCGACATTGACTGCCGCAGACAAGCAGGCCCTGGCAGCGCTCGGACGCGGCTACTTCATCCAAAGCTGCGCGCATTGCCATGGCGACGATGCCCGCGGCGATGAGGGGCCGAATTTGCACGGCTTGAAAATAAGCAACGCCCGGATCGAGCATAGGATCCGGAACGGGAGCAAGGGCAGGATGCCCTCCTTCGCCAAAAAATACGGGCCTGCCGGGATCGCGGCACTGCGCGAGTATTTGCGAACCTTGAATTAA
- a CDS encoding metalloregulator ArsR/SmtB family transcription factor: MNLVRVYQCFCDQTRLRILHLLLRSPLCVCHFQSVLREPQVKISKHLAYLREHGLVEARRHENWMIYQLPSHRTVELDANLKCLQDCVQTEPSFKRDKARLDKLMDSKDVTTLLAEGCCPSASPLRKKSK; encoded by the coding sequence ATGAACCTCGTCCGGGTGTACCAATGTTTTTGCGATCAAACCCGCCTGCGCATCCTGCACCTGCTCCTGCGCTCGCCCCTTTGCGTCTGCCATTTCCAAAGCGTCCTGCGCGAACCGCAGGTGAAAATCTCCAAGCACCTGGCCTACCTCCGCGAGCACGGACTGGTCGAAGCCCGGCGCCATGAAAACTGGATGATCTACCAGTTGCCCTCCCATCGAACCGTCGAACTGGACGCCAACCTGAAATGCCTGCAGGACTGCGTTCAAACCGAACCCTCCTTCAAAAGGGACAAGGCCAGGCTGGACAAACTGATGGATTCCAAGGACGTAACCACCCTCTTGGCCGAAGGCTGCTGTCCCAGCGCCAGCCCGCTCAGAAAGAAGAGCAAATGA
- a CDS encoding arsenate reductase ArsC, protein MMKTHKPFKILFLCTGNTARSILAEYLMKRIGRDRFESYSAGASPKGHVHPMSLRVLKEIYKIDTTGARSKSWDEFKEAGIVFDFVITVCDNARESCPIWPGQPIVAHWGSPDPAAFEGSEKEQYELFRKVALQIQRRIELFTSLPLEKLDRLRLAEMTREIGEKE, encoded by the coding sequence ATGATGAAGACTCACAAACCATTCAAAATCCTGTTCCTTTGCACGGGCAACACGGCCCGCAGCATTCTGGCCGAATACCTGATGAAACGCATCGGCCGCGACCGCTTCGAATCCTACAGCGCGGGCGCCAGCCCCAAAGGCCATGTGCATCCCATGTCCTTACGGGTGTTGAAGGAAATTTATAAAATCGACACGACGGGAGCCCGCAGCAAGTCGTGGGACGAATTCAAAGAGGCCGGCATCGTCTTTGATTTTGTCATTACGGTTTGCGACAACGCCCGCGAATCCTGCCCGATCTGGCCCGGCCAGCCGATAGTGGCGCATTGGGGTTCCCCGGACCCGGCGGCATTCGAGGGCAGCGAAAAGGAACAATATGAACTTTTCCGCAAGGTCGCCCTGCAAATCCAACGCCGCATCGAGCTGTTTACCAGCCTGCCCCTTGAAAAGCTGGACCGGTTGCGACTGGCCGAAATGACGCGCGAGATCGGGGAAAAAGAATGA
- the arsB gene encoding ACR3 family arsenite efflux transporter, translating into MSEKKRLPFFERYLSLWVFLCMIAGVVLGALLPEATTTLSNLEFVRGSHVNAPIAVLIWLMIYPMMLKVDFGALGGVARKPKGLMVTLIVNWLVKPFSMAFLAWLFMQHLFKGWIDAETGKSYTAGLIILAAAPCTAMVFVWSYLTDGDPVYTLVQVAVNDLIMLVAFAPIVMFLCGVANVIVPSKVLITSVVVFIVIPLAAGWLTRVLLIRTHGPEWFEKQFLPKFHPLAITALLLTLVLIFAFQSENLRTKWLAVALIAVPIIIQVYFNSSLAYLAMRWFKVEHNVAAPGALIGASNFFELAVAVAITLFGPSSGAALATVVGVLVEVPVMLSVCHVCNRTRHWFPAARV; encoded by the coding sequence ATGAGCGAGAAAAAGCGGCTGCCATTTTTTGAGCGGTATTTGTCGCTCTGGGTATTCCTCTGCATGATCGCCGGGGTGGTCCTGGGCGCGCTGTTGCCGGAGGCAACGACCACTCTCAGCAATCTGGAATTTGTGCGGGGCTCGCACGTCAACGCGCCCATCGCCGTGCTGATCTGGCTGATGATCTATCCGATGATGTTGAAAGTCGATTTCGGCGCGCTCGGCGGCGTGGCCCGCAAACCCAAGGGCCTGATGGTGACCCTCATTGTCAACTGGCTGGTGAAACCGTTCAGCATGGCCTTTCTCGCCTGGCTGTTCATGCAGCACCTGTTCAAAGGCTGGATCGACGCCGAAACAGGCAAAAGCTACACGGCTGGGTTGATTATATTAGCAGCAGCGCCTTGCACGGCCATGGTGTTCGTCTGGTCTTATCTCACCGATGGCGATCCCGTCTATACCCTGGTGCAGGTGGCGGTAAACGACTTGATCATGCTCGTGGCCTTTGCGCCCATCGTCATGTTTCTGTGCGGCGTCGCAAATGTAATCGTGCCATCGAAGGTGCTCATCACCTCGGTGGTGGTGTTTATTGTCATCCCTTTGGCAGCCGGTTGGTTGACTCGCGTGTTGCTGATCCGGACGCACGGGCCCGAATGGTTTGAGAAACAATTCCTGCCCAAATTCCATCCCCTGGCGATCACGGCCCTTCTGCTGACCCTGGTTTTGATCTTTGCGTTCCAGTCTGAAAATCTGAGAACGAAGTGGCTGGCCGTTGCGCTGATTGCCGTCCCGATCATCATCCAGGTTTATTTCAACAGCAGCCTGGCCTATCTGGCCATGCGCTGGTTCAAGGTGGAACACAACGTGGCGGCACCGGGCGCATTGATAGGCGCCAGTAACTTTTTCGAACTGGCGGTGGCGGTGGCCATCACGCTTTTCGGCCCCAGCTCGGGCGCCGCGCTGGCTACGGTCGTGGGCGTGCTGGTGGAAGTGCCGGTGATGCTCTCCGTCTGCCATGTCTGCAACCGGACAAGGCATTGGTTTCCGGCAGCACGGGTTTAG
- a CDS encoding DUF3828 domain-containing protein yields MKLNLILPLIVITLAGRQLMAEMPGSSAPSSPESVVSDLYKLDANNHSPFSQTKDHEVVNRYFAEPLAQLIWKDAVTSKGEVGALDGDPLYDAQDMDIKKFSLRKSKSEKDSAEVIASFENMGHKTEITFLLVLTKGGWKISDIKYAGGRHLIGFLSGK; encoded by the coding sequence ATGAAACTTAACCTTATACTGCCACTGATTGTTATAACATTGGCCGGCCGGCAATTGATGGCTGAAATGCCGGGATCGAGCGCCCCATCGTCACCCGAAAGTGTGGTTTCCGATCTTTATAAACTGGATGCCAACAACCACAGCCCATTTTCCCAAACCAAGGATCATGAAGTGGTGAACAGGTATTTTGCGGAACCCCTGGCTCAACTTATCTGGAAGGACGCGGTGACGTCAAAAGGCGAAGTGGGCGCTCTCGACGGCGATCCCCTGTACGACGCGCAAGACATGGACATCAAAAAGTTTTCGCTTCGAAAATCCAAGTCCGAGAAAGACTCCGCAGAAGTGATTGCTTCGTTTGAAAACATGGGCCATAAAACCGAAATCACCTTTCTTCTTGTTCTCACAAAAGGGGGTTGGAAAATTTCCGACATCAAGTATGCGGGCGGCAGGCATTTGATCGGATTCTTGAGCGGGAAGTAA
- a CDS encoding PH domain-containing protein — translation MYNTANSEIARELSQSEKILWTGQPGQGFRLRSSDGFMIPFSLLWCGFAIFWESSVFSTGAPFFFKLWGVPFVLVGLYIVFGRFIVDAKIRTRTFYGVTTDRVIIVSGLFSRQTKSLQLSGLNEISLAERQDGSGTITFGPQAPFSQRLPAGWPGSTQYIAPAFEMIERAKETYDLIRQTQKKTGTTI, via the coding sequence ATGTACAATACAGCAAATTCAGAAATAGCGCGCGAGTTGAGCCAGAGCGAGAAGATCTTGTGGACAGGACAGCCAGGCCAAGGCTTTCGACTACGTTCATCCGATGGTTTTATGATCCCGTTCAGTTTGCTTTGGTGTGGATTTGCAATTTTTTGGGAGTCCAGTGTTTTTAGTACAGGTGCGCCATTCTTCTTCAAGCTTTGGGGAGTTCCCTTCGTTCTGGTTGGGTTATATATCGTTTTCGGACGATTCATTGTGGATGCAAAGATTCGTACTCGTACTTTTTATGGTGTTACCACGGATCGGGTCATTATCGTCAGCGGGCTATTCTCTCGACAAACAAAGTCCCTGCAATTGTCTGGATTGAACGAGATATCGTTGGCTGAGCGCCAAGATGGTAGCGGCACGATTACTTTTGGGCCACAGGCTCCATTTTCGCAACGGCTTCCTGCTGGGTGGCCTGGTTCTACTCAGTATATCGCTCCAGCTTTTGAAATGATTGAACGTGCCAAAGAAACCTATGATTTAATTAGGCAGACACAGAAGAAAACAGGAACAACAATCTAA
- a CDS encoding PH domain-containing protein — protein sequence MNAEETVWSGHPSHWHYFWAWFWGLVLAVVLVGLFIIAWIYLDRSRRTYIVTTRKVILEWGLFAKSSNEVRIADIRSINVIKHGLLGLLGVGDIEFSSAATDKAEIVFASISGATEVRDLVRKYQDA from the coding sequence ATGAACGCTGAAGAAACCGTCTGGTCCGGGCATCCATCACACTGGCACTATTTTTGGGCATGGTTCTGGGGTCTCGTCCTGGCCGTTGTACTGGTCGGCCTTTTCATTATCGCCTGGATCTACCTGGACAGATCCAGGCGCACCTACATCGTAACAACCCGGAAGGTGATTCTGGAGTGGGGCTTGTTTGCCAAGAGCTCAAACGAAGTGCGTATTGCGGATATCAGAAGCATCAACGTCATAAAACACGGTTTATTGGGATTGTTGGGCGTTGGCGATATTGAGTTTTCCTCCGCCGCAACCGACAAGGCCGAAATCGTCTTCGCATCGATTTCAGGGGCCACGGAAGTCCGGGATCTGGTCAGAAAATATCAGGACGCGTGA
- the icd gene encoding NADP-dependent isocitrate dehydrogenase, with product MSSSKTPSAANAIQIQNGKLTVPDHPVIPFIEGDGTGPDIWAASVRVFDAAVEKAYGGKRKLEWLEVLAGEKAFKKTGNWLPAETLDAFRKYLVGIKGPLTTPVGGGIRSLNVALRQELDLYVCLRPVRYFNGIESPVKHPEHVNMVIFRENTEDIYAGIEFKAGTDETKAILAFIKEKFPDRYKKVRFPESSGIGIKPVSQEGTERLVRSAIQYAIAHKRKSLTLVHKGNIMKFTEGGFRDWGYELAKKEFGGVEIDGGPWCKLPNGLIVKDVIADAFLQQILTRPSEYEVIATLNLNGDYISDALAAQVGGIGIAPGGNINYITGHAVFEATHGTAPKYAGLDKVNPGSVILSGEMMLRYLGWNEAADLIIKGLEKSIDDKVVTYDLARLIPGSSEVKCSKFGDTIIQRM from the coding sequence ATGTCTTCAAGCAAAACCCCGTCCGCAGCTAATGCCATCCAGATTCAGAACGGCAAACTGACCGTCCCGGATCACCCCGTCATTCCCTTCATTGAAGGCGATGGCACCGGTCCCGACATCTGGGCCGCTTCGGTCCGCGTCTTTGATGCGGCTGTCGAAAAAGCGTACGGCGGCAAACGCAAACTCGAATGGCTGGAAGTTTTGGCGGGTGAAAAAGCGTTTAAGAAAACCGGCAACTGGCTGCCTGCGGAGACGCTCGATGCCTTCCGCAAATATCTGGTCGGCATCAAAGGCCCGCTGACCACGCCGGTTGGCGGCGGCATCCGCTCCCTCAACGTCGCCCTGCGTCAGGAACTCGATCTCTACGTCTGTCTGCGCCCGGTCCGTTACTTCAACGGCATCGAAAGCCCGGTCAAGCACCCGGAACATGTCAACATGGTGATTTTCCGTGAAAACACCGAGGACATCTATGCCGGCATCGAATTCAAAGCCGGCACGGACGAAACCAAGGCGATTCTCGCTTTCATCAAGGAAAAATTTCCGGACCGTTATAAGAAAGTGCGTTTCCCGGAAAGTTCCGGCATCGGCATCAAACCGGTTTCGCAGGAAGGCACGGAGCGGCTGGTGCGTTCCGCCATTCAATATGCCATCGCCCATAAGCGCAAGAGTCTCACGCTGGTGCACAAGGGCAACATCATGAAGTTCACCGAGGGGGGCTTCCGCGACTGGGGCTATGAACTGGCCAAGAAGGAATTCGGCGGCGTGGAGATCGACGGCGGGCCGTGGTGCAAGCTGCCCAACGGCTTGATAGTGAAGGATGTGATCGCCGACGCGTTCCTCCAGCAAATTCTCACACGGCCCTCGGAATATGAAGTGATCGCCACCTTGAATCTGAACGGCGATTATATTTCTGATGCGCTGGCCGCGCAAGTCGGCGGCATCGGCATCGCTCCCGGCGGAAACATCAATTACATCACCGGCCACGCGGTTTTCGAAGCCACGCACGGCACCGCCCCCAAATATGCGGGCCTGGACAAGGTCAACCCGGGCTCGGTCATTCTTTCGGGTGAAATGATGCTGCGCTATCTGGGTTGGAACGAAGCCGCCGATCTGATCATCAAGGGACTTGAAAAATCCATCGATGACAAGGTGGTGACCTATGATCTCGCGCGGCTGATCCCCGGCTCAAGCGAAGTCAAGTGCTCCAAGTTCGGCGATACCATCATCCAGCGGATGTAA
- a CDS encoding DUF971 domain-containing protein codes for MTAQPRDIQIIGCELAIRWSDGHESFFPLDKLRRACPCAACSGEPDVTGKVFKPSVQYNEKSFDVTALDFVGGYAIQPRWADGHSTGLYSWSYLLNLEKQLAT; via the coding sequence ATGACAGCCCAACCGCGCGACATTCAGATCATCGGTTGCGAATTGGCCATTCGCTGGTCGGACGGTCACGAGTCGTTTTTCCCCCTGGATAAACTCCGCCGCGCTTGTCCCTGTGCCGCCTGCTCCGGAGAGCCGGATGTCACCGGAAAGGTTTTCAAACCATCCGTCCAATACAACGAAAAGAGTTTTGATGTCACCGCCCTGGATTTTGTGGGCGGCTACGCCATCCAACCCCGTTGGGCCGACGGCCACAGCACGGGCCTTTATTCCTGGAGTTACCTGTTGAACCTCGAAAAGCAGCTTGCAACCTGA